ATTCACATACGAGGTAAATATCAAATTCTAGAATCTTTTTCATTCTCAACTAGGATACAATTACAGTAATATGATTTTAGGTTCCAAGTTGCTCCATAGTAACATACCAAAAGAAACTTCATATGTATGATATATGAAAAACGAATGCAAGAGCAAAAGAAACTATGAAGATGTTCAGAATTTGTTAAAGAACTTGCTAGGCATTAGACTAAAAGCCTTTGGAAAAAAATGATCATATGACTGAACAAATGAACATCAATACTTCAACCTTATCAACCTCTTTCATGAAAAAAGATAATATCATATAATATTTAGGACAAAAGAATTTAGAGATTGCATTAATTATCTTTGATAGCAGAAATACATATTACTAAACATAGTTCACTAAATGATTACCCAAATCTTCTATGATGGGTTTAATTTCCTTATAAATTGTCTTGGTCTTAGAACAATGTCATAAATATCCTATCCTAAACACCATTTTATGCCTTAAGACAATCTCAATATCAGAATATATAAGAGATCTAATGTAAATTTGAAACTTAATCACATTCATCCAATGATTGATATTTCTCGAAATATCAACTCTTTAAAAGAACATGCTTATTTTCCTTCTATAATTTCACACTCTAATGGAAGGCATATATGATGGGCATGGAAAGATGGTATGTTTTCAATATCAAAGTTCCAAGCAAAATTCTATAATGATATAACCAAGATAATTTGGATTCACTTGAATCAACAATTATTCAAaaatacccatttaatgaataaaaacTTTGGAATAGTTATTTTAAATGCTTATAATATAAATGTAATTGATGAACCAATTGTTTTTATCAATTAAGTAAAGTATGTTTTCAATCATCCAAAATGACTTTGGTCATGAGCTAATGAATTGATAACACTAGCTTGAAGAATTTTGTAATGATATTTGTGAGCTAGTATTCATAGATGGGCTTTATTGTATTACTTCCATACAAGGTTTGATAAATGAGGAAATTGGGTCTTATGCACTTGTGCTTGTatcataatatttttattaaaaggCTCATTAGATTTCAATCATATTTTTGATATTTCCTCTCTTTTATTCATGATTTCTATTGCAAGTAAAATGTATACAACATTTAACTAATAAATTTATAATTCCATTAAATTATTTGCTAAGGCTTGATCTTCCCTTCATAAAGGGCAATCTTTAGAACCTACAATAATCCTCCTCATAAGACCCAAAGAAAATCATTTTAGATATCTCACTTGAAAATACTTCAAGATTAATTGTGTTAAATAAACTTTCCTTTAAAATCAACAATATTGGTTGGTTGGTGAACTATAGATAAAATAAACACTTTTATCTACCAATTACCCACTATGTAGTTGATGACATGTATACTGTTATTTCCACACTTAAGACTACATAACAAAGCTTTTATATTACATGTTTGTTTTCAATCATCCAAAATGACATTGGTCATGAGCTAATGAATTGATAACACTAATTTGAAGAATTTTGTAATGATATTTGTGAGCTAACTTTGTAATGATATTTGTGAGCTAACTATTCATAGATGGTCTTAACTTTGTAATGATATTTGTGAGCTACTATTCATAGATGGTCTTTATTGTATTACTTTCATACAAGGTTTCATAAATGGGGAATGAATTCATAAATGGGGAATTGGGTCCTCTGCACTTGTGCTCGtatcataatattattattaagaGGCTCAGTAGCTTTCAATCGTATTTTTgatatttcttctcttttcttcatgATTTCTGTTGCAAGTAAAATTTATACTACATTTAACTAATAAAATTGTAATTCCATTAAATTATTTACGAAGGCTTGATCCTCCCTTCATAAAGAGCAATCTTTAGAACCTACGATAATCCTCCGCATAAGACCCAAAGAAAATCCTATTAGATAACTCATTTGAAAACACTCATTGATTAATTGTGTTAAATAAGCTTTCCTTTTAAATCAACAATATTGGTTGGTTGGTGAACTATAAATAAAATAGACACTTTTATCTACCAATTACCCACTATGTAGTTGATGACATGAATATACTTATTTCCACACTTGACTACATAGCAAAGCTTTTATATTACATATGCGCGCCTGAAGCTTACACCTTGGCAACCTCGTACATTTTAATGTCATAATCACATCATAAAGCCTTCCTTTTGTTGTATTTAGACAAATTGAGCAGGTTATATTTCCTTAAAAAATGAAATAAGAGTTCAGGTTAATTTGGAGGCTGACAATGATGCATCTTGCCACATCAACGACTGTGCGATAGATCCCACCTAGAAACCCTTACATCTGCCAAGACAACAAATTTTTTCATATGAGCCTCTAACATATCAAATTCTATCCATTTTCATCTTACTTTCATTTGGGCACATTGCAGGTGCAATCGAGAGCTTCACGTTTTATGTTTTAAAAGacataaattattaataatttcggtgaaacaaaataagaaaaaataacgGGGGATTATTTCCGAAATGATCGGTATCTCGTTTTAATGGCTTGCTTCAGAAACGTCAAATGCTTAATGTATATTTCATTTTTTAAGTATTAAATTCTCTTTGTATTTAATCATATTTTTGTATTAAAGAGCTTGTACGCCATGTGAGCCCCTCTTATAATTATTACTGACACAGCAACTACTCAAGGAAGTAATCTTGAAATGAATTAAGACATTTCAAATCCTACAatttaaaatctaaaatcttgGAAAAATTTGGATTGTATACGCAAACTGAACATTCAGTTTTCTGgcatttcattgccaattcctcgAACTcgtcttcatcatttcattgccaattcctcgAACTTGTCTTCCTCGAACAATAAATTTGAGTAAAGAAATAAAACGATCTTGCCAATTCCCTGTTCCTAAATGCATGAACCAAACGCACAGATAGTGATTCAGAGCCATATATAATGAATTCTCAACATGAATGTTTATCATAGAAATTCTTCAGAATGATGATCGCTTAACGCTTCCATTACAAACTTGCCTGAATGCCCTACCTGTTTCTCCATGATATAGAATACGTACCACCTTGACTGCAAAATTTAGTTTCCTGCTCCAAGCAGAATTGCTAAGACGGAAAAACATATTCGTTGCTGCTGTTCATTTTGTGCTCTTGTGATCTTCATTCCTTTAGTAATTGTTTTTGTTTATGGATGAGCACAAAATGAGCAGCAAAAATGAAATGCTACATTGATCCAATTGAAACCATTACAAATCAGCATCATACTTTGAGACTGACCTACAAATTTACAAGATCAAGACATCAACTCAAGGCTCAAATCTTAACAGATGGCAATTCTGACATTTCAGATGCACCAATTTGCCAAGGCCATCAACATATTGTCTAGTCAAGGCTAATCCGAGTACTTCATGAAACAAAACCTTGTTTTTGTTTTCATCTTGATTGCATAAAATGGGCAAGTAATGAAATGCTGAACCAgtgtaattgaatttatttaaattggcATCAGCAGTAATAGGTGCCCTGAGACTGACCTACAAATTTATAATAAAGATCAAGACTCAATGAGGGCTCAAGTTCCTTTTATAGTAGGGGATCGACCCTACTCTGACTTTCAAAAGGTACATGTTATATACAAGCAAAAATTATAATAATGCAGCAAATGGAATTTTGTATTCCCTAACAATGAAATAGATAAATCAACAGAACATCCCACGATAATAAGGCAGGCAGTGCCTATACAAAGCTCTTGAATTGTAAGCATGACTCATTTTACAAAGAAGGCAAAATTAGTAGCCCGCTCAAATAGCTGACCTCATCATTCTTGCACTGTCCATCCAACAAGTTCTACAGGAGAGCATAACCTCCACAACATCCAAAACTCTGTCCATTTCATCCAATGCATAAGGCTGTACACCATCTTTCCTTTGCAGCATAGCTATCAGATTCAACACCTTTAATCTAAATAATcaaaaattcatcatcaaattcaccCATAGAACCCTCTTCTTCACTACTGAAAGATCCCCCCATTCCATGACTACCATCATCATCTGAAATTATTTCAGCGATACCACCCATACCATCTTCATCATTGCTATCAAAATCTCCATCTTCGCCTTCATCAACACTATCATCTTCATCATTGCTGATGTCCATATCGCTTTCTCCATCATCTAAGccatcttctccttcctcttcatcaGCTTCGGACTCACACTCATCTTCCTCATCACTCTCAAGCCCATCATCAGGATCTGAATCATCATCTGTTGGCCTTCGCCTCCCCACCTCGTAGATTCTAGCAGACGAATCCATCTCGTCACTGTCATCCATGGTAACTAAACCTATAAATGAATCTGTTGGCTCTGTTGCCAAATCCAATACACACCTGTCAACAACAGTTGTAGCAATATCTGAATAATGGACAGCATCCATCGTACGGAAAGCTTTATAGAGAGGATTCCGAGCCCGCCGTGGATGCAAAGCAGTCATAATATCTTCCAAGTTTCTTCGTAATGTTGCATATATAATGTCACCTGTAGGATTGAAGGTGATAACAGTCTGATCCAAAGATGGTACACTTCGAAGAAGCCTGAATTTCCTTAGATCCCAAACCTCTGAATTGATGATAACCTGCAACACAGAAAGGTTATATACTTAGAAGCACATTTATCAAAAAGTCATGTAACAGATAGATATCAGTGATTATCCAGATTGCATTCATCAATCTCCCTTGTAATTTATAAACTGAATTTAATAATTTATCGTATATCTATTTAGTGAAAACCACTACTGTCAAGATTTCTGCAGGTAGACATTGCACTTCAACCATTACTTCAGAATCAGCATGTGACTTGAAAAGAATTACTATCAAATATGATCAGATAAAATTTGACATGAAACGGTTAAAATCTTGGCTAGCAGTCAGTCACTACAGCAATTGTAAGAGATCATCCATGCACCATTAACAAGATATAAAATACTTGGCTCAGATTGTGGGTTATAATAAAAATTGCACAGGTTAAAAGATCCTTTAAAAATCCAAAGGACAAAACCTAACTACATACCTCATTTCCAGCTGGATGGAATCCCCCACCACCATAATCAGTGAACTGGTCAAAGCGGTGTACATGACGTTGAACACGATGATCCCAAAGAACCCCATTGCATAACAGCATTGTATCTGAAGGACTGAAATGAACAACTGATTGTGTCTGGCTCCGAATAAAGCCAGATGAACCTGAAGAACTGTCGGACAGAGTTTGTTCAAGTTTGCCAGATTGAACATCATAAAGAAGAATTTCTCGGCGGGATGTGTCCAACGAAATTGCCGCAAACATGCTTCCAGAATGATTAAATCGTGCTGCTCTACAGTTCTCAAAGGCATGTAATGGTCCACTGGCAATAGCAGAAGAATCCCACAGGCGGACATCAAAATTGCCTGATGATAGTAGAAGCTTACTTCCAGGAGTAGGCCAATTTCCACATGAAGAACATTCAACCAAAGTTACAGGTGACTGATGACAAACATGACTTTCTAGCACATTTCCACTGCTTGTATCAAAAATCTTCAGTTCTCCCATATGGCTCCCAGTAGCTATTCGAGAAGAACTGTCCAAAAAAGTTATTGAAGTCAACAGAGCAGCTTCATCACGACATGTACGCCAGGGTCTGAAACGGCTAAAAACAAACTGCCTGTCACGCCTGTGTCCATGCATaccaccatattgtgtcctaaactCTCGAGTGCTAAGCCTTCCAGCTGTGTTAAAAGGAGCATCCAGAGCTCCACTTGGTTCAGGACATAGATGTGGATGCAACAAAGACAATGGAGGAAGAGTGGTTATAGGAGCAGGGCACTGTCTATGCTGGTGTTTCAAATATTGCACCACCAAAGAATCTAAGGTGGCACGTTCATTGTTTCCAGATTGTGGATCTGCTAGCAGACCAGGCTGTGAATAATAACTTGAAACCTGTCCAACACCAGGTGTACCATGGTAGGATCCTAGTATTTGCTGGTTGCAAGCAATGTCATCCACCTTATCTCGCTGAACATATGATGGTGTACCAGAAGGCCCTTCAATCTCCACAGATAGGTTACTTTTACGAACAGTGGGTGTCATGTAGATAGGTGATGAACTTGCAGGATCAGGGATAGCTAGGCGCTTTGTTGACAACGGAATTGCAGTGTCCCTATCAAATGCCTTCCGTTTCATAGGCAAGGTATTGGGGCTTTTCAGACACAGATCTGGAACTTCAGAGTTCAACTTTGGCACTGGAGTACAAAATTCAAGTGATTTTGTACTCCCAGATGTATTTCTTGCATCTTTGGCACCTGCAGCCTTGTTTGTCAATTGCTGTGTCGCTTGTGGCGTTTTGACACTGATGTTTGAGGAGAAACTAAGAGATTTTTTCCTCAAACTACAAAGAGAAAGGTCACTCTTGATGCCAGAATCATCTACATGACCAGAGCTTGAAGGATCTGTTAGAAACCCTCCAGGAACTCGGCCTGATGGCCATAGGAACTGTACACCTGATGCTTCTTGAACAGATGTCCGATGGGATAATGAAGAAGGTGCTGCTAGTGAAGGTAATGGTGTAAGATGTGCCTCCTTCAACAAAGTTACTGCTGAATTTGAAAGTCCTGAAGCAACCAGGTGCTCATGTATAAGTTGTAGTAGTTCCCTAGAAATAAATCAGCCATTTCAACATTTATTAGTTAGCAATAGATATGTAGAATCATGTTATCAAAAGACAACTCCAACACAGAAACTTAACGGGAACTAGACCAGTACTTTGAATGATAAGTTATTGGTGTTGCAGCTGCTATTGCGGCTCTCTCTATACGCCGTAAAGTAGGAGCAGCAGCATCAGTGGCTGCTAAAGTGCTTGCACGTCCCGCATTTGTTACTATCTGAATGTGCATTAAGtttgagaagaaaaaaaaaattaggtaTACAAATAAAAACATACATTACTATAAGCTAATTCATTAATAAATGCATAATGTGTGACAAACTTACAGCAATAAGCTCCATTGCTACTTGGCTAAGCTCGGCCTGATATTTTCCCTGTTCACCAGTTGCACCTGCTATTTGACTTCCTGCATCTCTTACTAGTTCTGAAAGAAGTTTCCCCACCTAATATTTGAGACAATAATTGGCATGTACATTGTTTCAGTTTCTTCCACTATAAAAGTAAAACATGCATAAATTTTATTAAACCTCCAAACCACATAGAATGACATATATAATATGGTGCGAGCAAAACTTACCTAACTGTGCAATTTTGTGCAACAAAAATTACAAGATCTCAAGAGAAATGGCCTTTTTGAAGTATAGCACTGAGAGAAAACAGTTTTGGGTTGCAAATCCCTTACCTGAAGTTTGGTTAGAATATGGGCAATTGTATCATCTTTGGCCAATCCAAGGAGGACACGACATGCAATTGCACGAATGGAATCCAAATTATTTGGATTTAGAAGTGTGCGTGGATGAAGCAGATGCAGAAGCACCTTGATCCCATTATTGGCCCGAACAGCTTCCCGTGCCTGTCGATATCCTTGTTCCATATAAGCAGCAAGACCAGCACAACCTGCTCCTGGACCCAATGATATTCTTCGGTCTCCAACTAAGGCTGCTGTTGGAGAAGATGCAGCTACCTGACTACTCCCTGGCAGAATGACCTGAGCAACTAACCCATTACGTTCACCATTATTATTCTGGTCACCATTCCGATCCCTTGCTTCATCCTGACCAAACAAGGGTAAAGCACGTTCTGCTGCATTCCTATCAACATTTCTCTCCCTGCCTTCAGAGAGGGAACCGTTTGGAGCTTGACTGGAAGGTACATTTGTGCCCTGAAATGTAGAAACTGGCTTGCTACTAAGAGATGGCGGGGGGCAAACAAGATTAACCAATACAAGCAAGGCAGCATGAATAACCTGCTGGAAAATAAGGTATTCATAACTAGTTAGTAACTGCAGGGACAAAAACTAAATTGCACAGATTTCAACTTTGCAAGTGAGTAAACAAAGCATTTTAGCGACTGCCTGATTCAATAATTTATTCTCTAGCCAAAAATCAATTGCATATTTATACGCTGATGGGAATACTAACTTCAGGGTCCACGTGGGAAGCACCACTAGCTGCATCCAGTATGACTGC
The nucleotide sequence above comes from Cryptomeria japonica chromosome 11, Sugi_1.0, whole genome shotgun sequence. Encoded proteins:
- the LOC131079223 gene encoding DDB1- and CUL4-associated factor homolog 1 isoform X2, which translates into the protein MENSVESTPAGGVEAETSTHMEAVQQTAQEKANGRDSKTEESGEDDLMRKAHDMMERIIETRTAPSPRLLHALASMLEQEEARFIHESGLPSSNNARSSHNVGRLGNLLRENDEFFELVSSKFLSDARYTTGVRAAAGRLILACASTWVYPHIFEDDVLENIKQWAMDDILGSGEDLPLRLEASGQVASDPLMLKTYATGLLALALHGNGPVVEDVLTSGLAAKLMHFLRMRVFGEMNASQKDVTSVPENRQSVGGNSGRLRDDGKSRLRHVADISRLDFVRLSEETISEEQIADKDNEKGTTIKEKCAEDYLEDDDELIRAKDTVDVSDEVIGMLHVEDDNIDHTPEDKRRRKEWREVMCKLSGNKSLKDEDGEENLREDPSKRRAERGVSRHRGKARASESVAEAEKCMTALGTGIRLGTQIRTNKDRTSSKLDTNLDHRSKQDGKLSDVGHVLSDKDDIDDSDKVCKVGTKDISEFVKRARRAAEAEARAANAPIAAVKAAGDAAAELVKTTAAEELSNTNDEELAFEAASTAATTVVDAALSTDVSRKGIDIIDKGHDVVTSDFERGCELEENLILDSESIGRLREQFCVQCLERLGEYVEVLGPVLHEKGVDVCLALLQRHSKADDSSTTFAMLSDVLKLICALAAHRKFAALFVDRGGVQKLLAVPRVSDSFSGISMCLFAIGSHQAIMERVCALPLDIVHTVVQLALQLLDCSQDHARKHAALFFGASFVFRAVLDAFDANDGLQKMLNLLRNAANIRSGVGNGPSGMSSTSPRNDRTSAEVLTVAEKQIAYHTCVALRQYFRAQLILLVDTLRPNKGHRGGARSAPNTRAAYKPIDISNEAVEAIFMQLQRDRKIGPAFVRARWPAVEKFLSCNGHTILLELSQAPTGERYLHDLALYALGVLQIVTLVPNARRLVVGATLSNERLGMAVILDAASGASHVDPEVIHAALLVLVNLVCPPPSLSSKPVSTFQGTNVPSSQAPNGSLSEGRERNVDRNAAERALPLFGQDEARDRNGDQNNNGERNGLVAQVILPGSSQVAASSPTAALVGDRRISLGPGAGCAGLAAYMEQGYRQAREAVRANNGIKVLLHLLHPRTLLNPNNLDSIRAIACRVLLGLAKDDTIAHILTKLQVGKLLSELVRDAGSQIAGATGEQGKYQAELSQVAMELIAIVTNAGRASTLAATDAAAPTLRRIERAAIAAATPITYHSKELLQLIHEHLVASGLSNSAVTLLKEAHLTPLPSLAAPSSLSHRTSVQEASGVQFLWPSGRVPGGFLTDPSSSGHVDDSGIKSDLSLCSLRKKSLSFSSNISVKTPQATQQLTNKAAGAKDARNTSGSTKSLEFCTPVPKLNSEVPDLCLKSPNTLPMKRKAFDRDTAIPLSTKRLAIPDPASSSPIYMTPTVRKSNLSVEIEGPSGTPSYVQRDKVDDIACNQQILGSYHGTPGVGQVSSYYSQPGLLADPQSGNNERATLDSLVVQYLKHQHRQCPAPITTLPPLSLLHPHLCPEPSGALDAPFNTAGRLSTREFRTQYGGMHGHRRDRQFVFSRFRPWRTCRDEAALLTSITFLDSSSRIATGSHMGELKIFDTSSGNVLESHVCHQSPVTLVECSSCGNWPTPGSKLLLSSGNFDVRLWDSSAIASGPLHAFENCRAARFNHSGSMFAAISLDTSRREILLYDVQSGKLEQTLSDSSSGSSGFIRSQTQSVVHFSPSDTMLLCNGVLWDHRVQRHVHRFDQFTDYGGGGFHPAGNEVIINSEVWDLRKFRLLRSVPSLDQTVITFNPTGDIIYATLRRNLEDIMTALHPRRARNPLYKAFRTMDAVHYSDIATTVVDRCVLDLATEPTDSFIGLVTMDDSDEMDSSARIYEVGRRRPTDDDSDPDDGLESDEEDECESEADEEEGEDGLDDGESDMDISNDEDDSVDEGEDGDFDSNDEDGMGGIAEIISDDDGSHGMGGSFSSEEEGSMGEFDDEFLII
- the LOC131079223 gene encoding DDB1- and CUL4-associated factor homolog 1 isoform X1, translating into MENSVESTPAGGVEAETSTHMEAVQQTAQEKANGRDSKTEESGEDDLMRKAHDMMERIIETRTAPSPRLLHALASMLEQEEARFIHESGLPSSNNARSSHNVGRLGNLLRENDEFFELVSSKFLSDARYTTGVRAAAGRLILACASTWVYPHIFEDDVLENIKQWAMDDILGSGEDLPLRLEASGQVASDPLMLKTYATGLLALALHGNGPVVEDVLTSGLAAKLMHFLRMRVFGEMNASQKDVTSVPENRQSVGGNSGRLRDDGKSRLRHVADISRLDFVRLSEETISEEQIADKDNEKGTTIKEKCAEDYLEDDDELIRAKDTVDVSDEVIGMLHVEDDNIDHTPEDKRRRKEWREVMCKLSGNKSLKDEDGEENLREDPSKRRAERGVSRHRGKARASESVAEAEKCMTALGTGIRLGTQIRTNKDRTSSKLDTNLDHRSKQDGKLSDVGHVLSDKDDIDDSDKVCKVGTKDISEFVKRARRAAEAEARAANAPIAAVKAAGDAAAELVKTTAAEELSNTNDEELAFEAASTAATTVVDAALSTDVSRKGIDIIDKGHDVVTSDFERGCELEENLILDSESIGRLREQFCVQCLERLGEYVEVLGPVLHEKGVDVCLALLQRHSKADDSSTTFAMLSDVLKLICALAAHRKFAALFVDRGGVQKLLAVPRVSDSFSGISMCLFAIGSHQAIMERVCALPLDIVHTVVQLALQLLDCSQDHARKHAALFFGASFVFRAVLDAFDANDGLQKMLNLLRNAANIRSGVGNGPSGMSSTSPRNDRTSAEVLTVAEKQIAYHTCVALRQYFRAQLILLVDTLRPNKGHRGGARSAPNTRAAYKPIDISNEAVEAIFMQLQRDRKIGPAFVRARWPAVEKFLSCNGHTILLELSQAPTGERYLHDLALYALGVLQIVTLVPNARRLVVGATLSNERLGMAVILDAASGASHVDPEQVIHAALLVLVNLVCPPPSLSSKPVSTFQGTNVPSSQAPNGSLSEGRERNVDRNAAERALPLFGQDEARDRNGDQNNNGERNGLVAQVILPGSSQVAASSPTAALVGDRRISLGPGAGCAGLAAYMEQGYRQAREAVRANNGIKVLLHLLHPRTLLNPNNLDSIRAIACRVLLGLAKDDTIAHILTKLQVGKLLSELVRDAGSQIAGATGEQGKYQAELSQVAMELIAIVTNAGRASTLAATDAAAPTLRRIERAAIAAATPITYHSKELLQLIHEHLVASGLSNSAVTLLKEAHLTPLPSLAAPSSLSHRTSVQEASGVQFLWPSGRVPGGFLTDPSSSGHVDDSGIKSDLSLCSLRKKSLSFSSNISVKTPQATQQLTNKAAGAKDARNTSGSTKSLEFCTPVPKLNSEVPDLCLKSPNTLPMKRKAFDRDTAIPLSTKRLAIPDPASSSPIYMTPTVRKSNLSVEIEGPSGTPSYVQRDKVDDIACNQQILGSYHGTPGVGQVSSYYSQPGLLADPQSGNNERATLDSLVVQYLKHQHRQCPAPITTLPPLSLLHPHLCPEPSGALDAPFNTAGRLSTREFRTQYGGMHGHRRDRQFVFSRFRPWRTCRDEAALLTSITFLDSSSRIATGSHMGELKIFDTSSGNVLESHVCHQSPVTLVECSSCGNWPTPGSKLLLSSGNFDVRLWDSSAIASGPLHAFENCRAARFNHSGSMFAAISLDTSRREILLYDVQSGKLEQTLSDSSSGSSGFIRSQTQSVVHFSPSDTMLLCNGVLWDHRVQRHVHRFDQFTDYGGGGFHPAGNEVIINSEVWDLRKFRLLRSVPSLDQTVITFNPTGDIIYATLRRNLEDIMTALHPRRARNPLYKAFRTMDAVHYSDIATTVVDRCVLDLATEPTDSFIGLVTMDDSDEMDSSARIYEVGRRRPTDDDSDPDDGLESDEEDECESEADEEEGEDGLDDGESDMDISNDEDDSVDEGEDGDFDSNDEDGMGGIAEIISDDDGSHGMGGSFSSEEEGSMGEFDDEFLII